One Bermanella sp. WJH001 genomic region harbors:
- the polA gene encoding DNA polymerase I — protein sequence MTESNIQKVVLVDGSSYLFRAFHAIREMNTSSGFPTNAIRGVISMIRKLQKDYADSKIVVVFDAKGKTFRNDLYSEYKANRPPMPDDLRVQIKPIHDIIQAMGLPLLVIEGVEADDVIGTLAREASEKGIETIISTGDKDMAQLVTDHVTLMNTMTDTFMDVPGVSEKFGVRPDQIIDYLALMGDKVDNIPGVEKCGPKTAVKWLDAYGTLKGVMENADQVKGKVGENLRAALDQLPLSYELATIKCDVELELGLEDIQVKPVDNAALLNYFTEYEFKTWSKELSTGKTEAIKPVKASVDRSLYTILSTETELENYIKILTAAPYFAFDTETTSLNYMQASIVGVSFSTGPNEAVYIPLAHDYLDAPQQLDRNWALEQLKPLLEDESVLKVGQNLKYDAHVLANHGIQLRGIAHDTMLESYVLNSVSSKHNMDALAKEHLEHDCISFESLAGKGAKQLTFNQIEVEQAAQYAAEDADITLRLHEVLNQKLKESESLLSLYEEIELPLVQVLTYMEQQGAYVNATKLHQQSEAIKIRLTELEKQAFELAGEEFNLNSPKQLQTIFFEKLELPIIKKTPKGQPSTAEEVLVELSLTYELPKVILEHRGLAKLKNTYTDKLPLMIHPATGRVHTSYQQAVTATGRLSSTDPNLQNIPIRNEEGRKIRQAFEAPKGSIMVAADYSQIELRIMAHLSGDKGLLDAFAKGKDIHRATAAEIMGVDESDVTSEQRRHAKAVNFGLIYGMSAFGLARQIGVGRKEAQEYIDIYFERYPGVRDYMERTRDVAAKQGYVETLFGRRLHLPEINSSNGMRRQAAERTAINAPMQGTAADIIKRAMVKMHQWVSETPDVKMILQVHDELIFEVPEDKLEQSCAQIKSIMEAAADLDVPLVVDVGYGANWDEAH from the coding sequence ATGACAGAATCCAACATACAAAAAGTCGTCTTGGTCGACGGATCATCCTATTTATTCCGCGCATTTCATGCCATTCGTGAAATGAATACATCCAGCGGGTTCCCTACCAACGCGATTCGTGGCGTGATCAGCATGATTCGTAAACTGCAAAAAGATTATGCCGATTCTAAAATCGTGGTGGTGTTTGATGCCAAGGGTAAAACCTTCCGTAACGATTTATACAGTGAATACAAAGCCAATCGCCCGCCAATGCCGGACGATCTGCGCGTTCAAATTAAGCCTATTCACGACATCATTCAGGCAATGGGGTTACCCCTATTGGTGATTGAAGGTGTTGAGGCCGATGACGTGATCGGCACGCTTGCCCGTGAGGCCAGTGAAAAAGGCATAGAAACCATTATCTCCACCGGCGACAAAGACATGGCTCAGCTAGTAACAGACCATGTGACCCTGATGAATACCATGACAGACACCTTTATGGATGTACCAGGTGTTTCAGAGAAGTTTGGCGTGCGCCCAGACCAAATCATCGATTACCTAGCCTTAATGGGCGATAAAGTGGATAACATCCCAGGCGTGGAAAAATGTGGGCCTAAAACCGCGGTCAAATGGCTTGATGCCTATGGCACTTTAAAAGGGGTGATGGAAAACGCCGATCAAGTGAAAGGCAAAGTGGGTGAAAACCTGCGCGCGGCCCTAGATCAGCTACCACTCTCTTATGAGCTGGCCACCATCAAATGTGATGTGGAGCTAGAGCTGGGTTTAGAGGACATACAGGTTAAACCAGTGGATAACGCTGCGTTACTGAATTACTTCACCGAGTATGAATTCAAGACGTGGTCAAAAGAATTATCCACAGGTAAAACAGAGGCGATCAAACCCGTAAAAGCCTCTGTGGATAGAAGTTTGTACACCATTTTATCCACAGAAACTGAGCTGGAAAATTACATCAAAATACTGACAGCTGCGCCGTATTTTGCGTTTGATACCGAGACCACCAGCTTAAATTACATGCAAGCCAGTATTGTGGGGGTGAGTTTTTCCACGGGCCCAAATGAAGCGGTTTATATTCCGCTTGCCCATGATTATTTAGATGCACCACAGCAGCTGGATCGCAACTGGGCCCTTGAGCAACTCAAGCCACTTTTGGAAGATGAGTCGGTTTTAAAAGTAGGCCAAAACCTAAAATACGATGCCCACGTATTGGCCAATCACGGTATCCAATTACGCGGCATTGCCCATGACACCATGTTAGAAAGTTACGTGCTTAACAGCGTCAGCAGCAAGCACAACATGGATGCGTTAGCAAAAGAGCATTTAGAGCACGACTGCATTTCGTTTGAGTCTTTAGCGGGCAAGGGTGCCAAGCAGCTGACCTTTAACCAAATTGAGGTTGAACAAGCGGCACAATACGCCGCCGAAGATGCTGACATCACATTACGTCTGCACGAAGTATTAAATCAAAAGCTAAAAGAGAGTGAGTCATTACTATCGTTATACGAAGAAATTGAGCTTCCACTTGTGCAAGTACTTACTTACATGGAGCAGCAAGGCGCGTATGTGAACGCCACTAAGCTGCACCAACAAAGCGAAGCAATCAAAATTCGCTTAACCGAGCTTGAAAAACAGGCCTTTGAATTAGCCGGTGAAGAGTTTAATTTGAACTCCCCTAAGCAGTTACAAACCATCTTTTTTGAGAAGTTAGAACTGCCGATTATTAAAAAAACCCCTAAAGGTCAGCCATCAACCGCTGAAGAAGTTCTGGTGGAATTAAGCCTCACCTACGAACTGCCAAAAGTGATTTTAGAACACCGTGGTCTGGCGAAACTGAAAAATACTTACACCGATAAGCTGCCGTTAATGATTCACCCAGCAACCGGTCGAGTACACACTTCTTACCAACAAGCGGTGACCGCCACAGGGCGTTTGTCGTCTACGGATCCTAACCTGCAAAACATCCCAATTCGTAATGAAGAAGGCCGTAAAATTCGCCAAGCGTTTGAAGCGCCGAAGGGCTCAATCATGGTGGCGGCGGATTATAGCCAGATCGAATTACGCATTATGGCGCACCTGTCTGGGGACAAAGGATTGCTCGATGCCTTTGCCAAAGGAAAAGATATCCACAGGGCAACTGCGGCAGAAATCATGGGTGTGGATGAATCCGATGTGACATCTGAGCAACGCCGTCATGCTAAAGCGGTAAACTTTGGTTTGATCTACGGCATGAGCGCATTTGGTCTAGCTCGTCAGATTGGTGTGGGGCGTAAAGAAGCACAGGAATATATCGATATCTATTTTGAACGCTACCCAGGTGTTCGTGACTATATGGAGCGCACCCGAGATGTGGCCGCCAAGCAAGGTTATGTAGAAACGTTATTCGGTCGTCGCCTGCACCTGCCTGAAATCAACTCAAGCAACGGCATGCGTCGTCAAGCGGCTGAACGCACGGCTATTAACGCACCCATGCAAGGTACCGCTGCCGATATTATCAAGCGCGCCATGGTGAAAATGCATCAATGGGTGAGCGAAACACCTGACGTTAAAATGATATTGCAGGTTCACGATGAACTGATTTTTGAAGTGCCAGAAGATAAATTAGAGCAAAGCTGT